One window of Epinephelus fuscoguttatus linkage group LG9, E.fuscoguttatus.final_Chr_v1 genomic DNA carries:
- the LOC125894980 gene encoding protocadherin gamma-A11-like: protein MMGVLCCVPERKSLSWWPLLLCICVAEMALGQVRYSIPEEMATGSVVGNIIQDLGLDVKRLKSGRARIFTEDGSEYIGLNAEKGTLVVAKRIDREDLCKQVSPCSLHFQIILENPMELHRIDVEITDINDNAPFFSKREYNFQVSESASPGARYSLESAKDPDVAHNTIQSYKLNPTDNFKLNIVSRPDGTKYIEMVLHTSLDREKQEEHKLTLTAFDGGSPQKSGSVKINVIVLDANDNAPVFSQSVYRVTVPENASRGTVLVKVSATDNDKGANDEVVYSFSQHTDSASSLFNIDPHTGEMTVTGVLDYEKAKHYEIDIEATDKGGLADTSKVLIEVTDLNDNAPVISIISLSNPIPEDSAPDTVIAMLNIKDLDSDKNGQVKCFISRDLPFKIKSSSSNFYSLMSDDVLDRETVPEYNITITAMDEGSPPYYTNKTINLKISDVNDHAPVFPQPFRTAFITENNSPGISILSVKASDKDSGNNARISYFLEDSQLNGMSASAYFSVNAESGEILAVRSFDYEQTKEFHIRVKAQDGGSPPLSSNLTVKILIQDQNDNPPQVLYPVQTGGSVVAEMVPRSADVGYLVTKVVAVDVDSGQNAWLSYKLQKATDRALFEVGLQNGEIRTIRQVSDKDAVKQRLSVIVEDNGQPSRSATVIVNVAVADSFPEVLSEFTDFPHDKEYNDNLTFYLVLALAVVSFLFITCLVVIVSVKVYRWRRERAFYKSSGNLPVIPYYPPLYADVGTGTLKQGFSYEVYGTTDSRKSDVKCSRPFSQSTLTVDHSGTRTVPRHNTQSENMLTEVRSTSFLFP from the coding sequence ATGATGGGCGTTCTTTGTTGTGTGCCCGAAAGAAAATCTTTATCATGGTGGCCGCTGCTTCTCTGCATCTGCGTCGCAGAAATGGCTCTCGGACAGGTCCGCTATTCTATACCTGAGGAGATGGCGACGGGCTCCGTGGTCGGCAATATCATTCAGGATTTAGGCTTGGATGTTAAACGACTGAAATCTGGGCGTGCTAGGATATTTACCGAGGACGGCAGTGAGTACATTGGTCTGAATGCAGAAAAGGGAACGCTGGTAGTGGCTAAAAGGATCGACAGAGAAGATCTGTGCAAGCAAGTGTCTCCCTGCTCTCTTCATTTCCAAATTATCCTTGAGAATCCAATGGAGTTGCATCGAATTGATGTAGAGATTACAGATATTAATGATAATGCTCCCTTCTTTTCGAAAAGGGAATACAATTTCCAGGTTAGTGAATCAGCCTCACCAGGGGCTCGCTATTCTCTTGAGAGTGCTAAAGATCCCGATGTAGCTCATAATACTATTCAATCATACAAACTTAATCCTACAGATAATTTCAAATTAAATATAGTTTCTCGGCCTGATGGAACGAAATATATTGAAATGGTTCTTCACACGTCTCTcgacagagaaaaacaagaggAGCATAAATTAACTCTGACAGCATTTGACGGAGGAAGTCCTCAAAAATCGGGTTCTGTCAAAATTAATGTCATTGTTTTGGATGCAAATGACAATGCACCAGTATTCAGTCAGTCTGTTTACAGGGTAACAGTTCCAGAAAACGCTTCTCGGGGCACTGTTCTCGTAAAAGTCAGCGCCACTGATAATGATAAAGGAGCAAACGATGAGGTAGTGTACTCCTTCTCTCAGCACACCGATAGCGCATCATCCCTTTTTAATATTGATCCCCATACCGGGGAAATGACTGTAACTGGTGTGTTAGATTATGAAAAGGCAAAGCATTATGAAATAGACATTGAAGCTACAGACAAAGGAGGCTTGGCTGACACAAGTAAAGTGCTGATTGAAGTGACCGACCTAAATGATAACGCCCCTGTCATAAGCATTATTTCCCTCTCCAACCCCATACCAGAGGATTCAGCTCCAGACACTGTTATAGCGATGCTCAATATCAAAGACTTGGACTCAGATAAAAATGGCCAAGTTAAGTGTTTTATTAGCAGAGATTTACCTTTTAAAATCAAGTCATCATCCTCTAATTTTTATAGCCTGATGTCTGACGATGTTCTGGACCGTGAAACGGTGCctgaatataatataacaataaCAGCAATGGACGAGGGATCCCCGCCTTATTACACAAATAAGActattaatctaaaaatatcgGACGTTAACGACCACGCCCCAGTGTTCCCACAACCATTTAGGACCGCTTTCATCACTGAAAATAATTCACCTGGCATCTCAATCCTCTCTGTCAAAGCCAGTGACAAAGACTCAGGGAACAATGCGCGCATTTCATACTTCCTTGAGGATAGCCAGCTGAATGGGATGTCAGCCTCCGCTTATTTTTCAGTCAATGCAGAGAGTGGAGAGATACTTGCTGTGCGTTCTTTTGACTATGAGCAAACAAAAGAGTTTCATATTCGCGTCAAAGCGCAGGATGGAGGCTCCCCTCCACTCAGCAGCAATCTGACTGTGAAAATACTGATCCAGGACCAGAACGACAACCCTCCTCAGGTGCTGTACCCAGTGCAGACTGGTGGCTCTGTGGTGGCTGAAATGGTGCCTCGTTCAGCAGATGTGGGCTATCTGGTGACTAAAGTGGTGGCTGTTGATGTGGACTCTGGACAGAATGCCTGGCTGTCCTATAAACTGCAGAAAGCCACAGACAGGGCGCTGTTTGAAGTGGGCTTACAGAATGGAGAAATCAGAACTATCCGCCAAGTGAGTGATAAAGATGCTGTCAAACAAAGACTGAGTGTTATAGTGGAGGACAACGGGCAGCCCTCTCGTTCAGCTACAGTCATTGTTAACGTGGCGGTGGCGGACAGCTTCCCTGAAGTGCTGTCTGAGTTCACTGACTTTCCACACGACAAGGAGTACAATGACAACCTGACTTTTTACTTAGTCTTGGCTTTGGCTGTAGTTTCCTTCCTCTTCATCACGTGTTTGGTGGTTATTGTATCAGTGAAAGTCTACAGGTGGAGACGCGAGCGCGCGTTTTACAAATCCAGTGGTAATCTTCCTGTTATTCCATATTACCCGCCCCTTTACGCAGACGTAGGCACCGGTACGCTGAAGCAGGGGTTCAGTTATGAGGTGTACGGAACTACTGACTCCCGGAAGAGTGATGTCAAGTGCTCCCGACCCTTCAGTCAGAGCACTCTGACTGTTGATCATAGTGGTACCAGGACAGTGCCAAGACATAACACACAGTCAGAGAATATGCTCACAGAGGTGAGATCAACCTCTTTCTTGTTTCCCTGA